A single Thermoanaerobacterium sp. RBIITD DNA region contains:
- a CDS encoding Sir2 family NAD-dependent protein deacetylase, with amino-acid sequence MENYEERLIAAKKAIENADSILIGAGAGLSAAAGLTYSGKRFTDNFSDFIEKYGIEDMYSSTFYPFQTQEELWAHWARHIDVNRYSQTATKLYMDLLRLVQKKEYFVITTNVESQFEKDGFPKDKIFEVQGNYAYLQCAKGCHNKLYYNEDLIKAMLAQTKDCKIPSYLV; translated from the coding sequence ATGGAGAATTATGAGGAACGGTTGATTGCCGCAAAAAAAGCGATTGAAAATGCGGACTCTATTCTGATCGGTGCAGGGGCCGGGCTGTCCGCCGCGGCTGGGCTGACCTACTCAGGCAAACGGTTCACGGACAATTTTTCCGATTTCATTGAGAAATACGGTATCGAAGATATGTACTCGTCCACCTTTTACCCGTTTCAGACACAGGAGGAATTGTGGGCGCATTGGGCAAGGCATATTGATGTGAACCGCTATTCCCAGACTGCTACAAAGCTTTACATGGATTTGCTCCGGCTGGTTCAGAAAAAGGAATATTTTGTCATTACGACCAACGTGGAAAGCCAATTTGAGAAAGATGGTTTTCCAAAAGATAAAATCTTTGAGGTGCAGGGCAACTACGCCTATTTACAATGCGCCAAAGGCTGCCACAACAAGCTATATTACAATGAAGACTTAATAAAAGCAATGCTGGCACAAACAAAGGATTGTAAAATTCCGTCTTACCTTGTGTAA